The following coding sequences lie in one Miscanthus floridulus cultivar M001 chromosome 9, ASM1932011v1, whole genome shotgun sequence genomic window:
- the LOC136483646 gene encoding glycine-rich cell wall structural protein 1-like isoform X2, producing MGAKKQGGGGGGDQKGLLWRLPKVTSKELGKIGPALGIGIGCGAGAGVGFFGGLGYGFPGLTLGFGVGAGCGVGIGFGYGLGKGIAYDENKRYSNVGKMFQEAPHLPTDTVVGLFDELVINTKKFVTATSKGIEKWR from the exons ATGGGGGCGAAGAAGcagggaggaggcggcggaggagaccAGAAGGGCCTCCTGTGGAGACTGCCGAAGGTCACCTCTAAGGAGCTCGGCAAGATAGGCCCCGCCCTCGGAATCGGCATCGgctgcggcgccggcgccggcgtcggATTCTTCGGCG GATTAGGCTATGGATTTCCTGGACTCACATTAGGCTTTGGAGTTGGAGCTGGATGTGGTGTAGGAATTGGCTTTGGTTATGGGTTGGGCAAAGGAATTGCATATGATGAAAACAAAAGATACTCCAATGTTGGCAAAATGTTCCAGGAAGCTCCACATCTTCCTAC GGACACTGTCGTTGGTTTATTTGACGAGCTGGTTATAAACACCAAGAAGTTTGTGACAGCAACATCAAAAGGAATTGAAAAATGGCGTTGA
- the LOC136483646 gene encoding glycine-rich protein 5-like isoform X1 — protein sequence MGAKKQGGGGGGDQKGLLWRLPKVTSKELGKIGPALGIGIGCGAGAGVGFFGGAGLGYGFPGLTLGFGVGAGCGVGIGFGYGLGKGIAYDENKRYSNVGKMFQEAPHLPTDTVVGLFDELVINTKKFVTATSKGIEKWR from the exons ATGGGGGCGAAGAAGcagggaggaggcggcggaggagaccAGAAGGGCCTCCTGTGGAGACTGCCGAAGGTCACCTCTAAGGAGCTCGGCAAGATAGGCCCCGCCCTCGGAATCGGCATCGgctgcggcgccggcgccggcgtcggATTCTTCGGCG GTGCAGGATTAGGCTATGGATTTCCTGGACTCACATTAGGCTTTGGAGTTGGAGCTGGATGTGGTGTAGGAATTGGCTTTGGTTATGGGTTGGGCAAAGGAATTGCATATGATGAAAACAAAAGATACTCCAATGTTGGCAAAATGTTCCAGGAAGCTCCACATCTTCCTAC GGACACTGTCGTTGGTTTATTTGACGAGCTGGTTATAAACACCAAGAAGTTTGTGACAGCAACATCAAAAGGAATTGAAAAATGGCGTTGA
- the LOC136483645 gene encoding chlorophyll a-b binding protein CP26, chloroplastic-like: MAALAPSKILGTQLNFAGSSRYATAAPTAGAHKIVSLFSKKPSQKPKPVPVSSSSPDISDELAKWYGPDRRIFLPDGLLDRSEVPEYLTGEVPGDYGYDPFGLGKKPENFAKYQAYELIHARWAMLGAAGAVIPEACNKFGANCGPEAVWFKTGALLLDGNTLNYFGNSIPINLVVAVIAEVVLVGGAEYYRIINGLDFEDKLHPGGPFDPLGLASDPDQAAILKVKEIKNGRLAMFSMFAFFIQAYVTGEGPVENLAKHLSDPFGNNLLTVISGAAERTPSL, translated from the exons ATGGCGGCGCTCGCTCCATCGAAGATTCTGGGCACCCAGCTCAACTTCGCCGGCTCCTCCCGCTACGCCACCGCAGCGCCCACCGCGGGGGCTCATAAGATTGTCTCCCTCTTCAGCAAGAAGCCTTCCCAGAAGCCGAAGCCCGTTCCAGTATCGTCCTCTTCTCCAGACATCAGCGACGAGCTCGCCAAGTGGTATG GTCCTGACAGGAGGATCTTCCTGCCGGATGGGCTCTTGGACCGCTCGGAGGTGCCGGAGTACCTCACCGGAGAGGTCCCTGGAGA CTATGGCTACGACCCTTTTGGCCTGGGCAAGAAACCAGAGAACTTCGCCAA GTACCAGGCCTACGAGCTGATCCATGCCAGATGGGCCATGCTCGGTGCCGCTGGCGCTGTCATCCCAGAGGCCTGCAACAAGTTCGGCGCTAACTGCGGCCCTGAGGCCGTCTGGTTCAAG ACCGGCGCCCTGCTCCTGGACGGCAACACCCTCAACTACTTCGGCAACAGCATCCCCATCAACCTGGTGGTGGCCGTGATCGCGGAGGTCGTCCTCGTCGGCGGCGCCGAGTACTACCGGATCATCAACGGACTGGACTTTGAGGACAAGCTGCACCCCGGTGGGCCCTTCGACCCGCTGGGCCTGGCCAGCGACCCCGACCAGGCCGCGATCCTCAAGGtgaaggagatcaagaacggccGGCTCGCCATGTTCTCCATGTTCGCCTTCTTCATCCAGGCCTACGTCACCGGCGAAGGCCCCGTCGAGAACCTCGCCAAGCACCTCAGCGACCCCTTCGGCAACAACCTGCTCACCGTCATCTCCGGCGCCGCCGAGAGGACGCCCAGCCTGTGA